The following are from one region of the Salvia hispanica cultivar TCC Black 2014 chromosome 1, UniMelb_Shisp_WGS_1.0, whole genome shotgun sequence genome:
- the LOC125196124 gene encoding uncharacterized protein LOC125196124 — protein sequence MMKCKAIGYQHKDKLMLDEEKFRNLSMLERSTIRKVASKMEVSKTTIGRFIKNNQLKPHTNVVKPTLIEANKIARMKWCLAHIQPTLAEGKLLYHSLHNIVHIDEKWFYMTKTSDRYYLFPDEDEPYRSCKSKRFITKVMFMVAVYRPLIGSDGKIIFDGEIGLFPFTEKVLAKRSSKNRPKETIETKLIQSVNKEVMTACLLNQIVPTIKAKWLANASKKIYIQQDNAKPHLRVVDQQFEEIARGLPLQLYVEEGLVRESLEYLQLPENNAGDAYDIGPLNHALEY from the exons ATGATGAAATGCAAAGCAATAggttatcaacacaaagataaACTCATGCTAGATGAAGAAAAGTTTAGAAACCTATCCATGCTTGAGAGATCAACAATAAGGAAGGTTGCTTCTAAGATGGAAGTAAGCAAGACAACAATTGGTAGATTTATTAAGAATAATCAGCTGAAACCTCATACAAATGTTGTCAAGCCTACATTGATTGAAGCCAACAAAATTGCAAGGATGAAATGGTGTCTTGCTCATATTCAGCCAACATTGGCTGAAGGTAAACTTCTTTACCATTCATTGCACAACATTGTTCATATTGATGAGAAATGGTTTTACATGACCAAGACATCAGACAGATACTACCTTTTTCCGGATGAAGATGAGCCTTATAGGTCCTGTAAGTCCAAGAGATTCATCACTAAAGTGATGTTCATGGTTGCAGTGTATAGGCCACTTATTGGCAGTGATGGgaaaatcatatttgatgGTGAAATAGGACTATTCCCGTTCACAGAGAAAGTACTAGCCAAAAGAAGTTCAAAGAACAGGCCAAAAGAGACAATAGAGACAAAGCTTATTCAATCAGTGAATAAGGAAGTCATGACAGCATGTCTCCTAAACCAG ATTGTACCAACAATAAAGGCCAAATGGCTAGCCAATGCAAGCAAGAAGATTTACATCCAGCAAGATAATGCCAAACCTCACCTAAGAGTTGTTGACCAACAGTTTGAGGAGATTGCTA GGGGGCTGCCTCTTCAACTTTATGTTGAAGAGGGTTTGGTGAGAGAGAGTTTGGAGTACCTACAGCTGCCTGAGAACAATGCTGGAGACGCATATGACATAGGGCCTCTTAACCATGCTTTAGAGTACTAG